From a region of the Dunckerocampus dactyliophorus isolate RoL2022-P2 chromosome 20, RoL_Ddac_1.1, whole genome shotgun sequence genome:
- the LOC129172997 gene encoding cholecystokinin-like, with amino-acid sequence MTVGLSVCVVLVVLCSSSLGLPFSSQLQDKDQRSPSQEALLEADNLGEPHLRHSRSAPQLSLAQEDAESRANLSELLARLISSRKGSVRRNSSAANSRGGGLSSANHRIADRDYLGWMDFGKRSAEEYEYSS; translated from the exons ATGACTGTAgggctgagtgtgtgtgtggtgctggTGGTCTTATGTTCAAGCTCTTTGGGGCTCCCCTTCTCCTCTCAACTCCAAGACAAGGACCAGCGTTCCCCCTCTCAAGAAG CCCTCCTTGAAGCCGACAATCTGGGGGAGCCTCACCTCCGACACAGCCGCTCTGCCCCCCAGCTCTCTCTGGCCCAGGAGGATGCAGAGTCTCGGGCTAACCTCAGCGAGCTCCTTGCAAGACTCATCTCCTCCaggaaag GTTCCGTGCGCAGAAACTCGTCGGCAGCAAACAGCAGAGGCGGAGGCCTGAGCAGCGCCAACCACCGGATAGCAGACAGGGACTACTTGGGCTGGATGGATTTTGGCAAGCGCAGCGCAGAGGAGTATGAGTACTCCTCgtaa